A stretch of DNA from Sulfuricurvum sp.:
GGCTATGAATTCCGCAAAAGGTTTTATTTCTCCCCGCGAACTTGCCATTTCCAGGACTGACATGTAATCACTTCGCTGTTCGATCCGGATTACTGTCCACGGATATCCTCCAGACGCCAGCATGGTATTCATCAGAAACCGCCCCAATCTGCCATTGCCGTCAAAATACGGATGGATGTACACAAACAGAAAATGTCCAAGAACGGCACGTACGGCTGCGTTGGGCTCCGCCTCCAGCAAGTCGCACAGTTCCGGCATCATGTCACGGACCGCTTCCTGGGAAGGCGGGACATGGGATGCGTTCCGGATAAATACCTTGTCTGCCCGATAACCGGCTAGATCCGCCGGCCTGAGAAAGCCGGCATCGACGTT
This window harbors:
- a CDS encoding Fic family protein; the encoded protein is KNAMAAHGYWLAHNEVKATIRGILAGANPGAAFRLDHGSWYRKLFTPNVDAGFLRPADLAGYRADKVFIRNASHVPPSQEAVRDMMPELCDLLEAEPNAAVRAVLGHFLFVYIHPYFDGNGRLGRFLMNTMLASGGYPWTVIRIEQRSDYMSVLEMASSRGEIKPFAEFIANSMNI